The Mycolicibacterium mucogenicum DSM 44124 genomic sequence CCGGGACCAGACAGCCGAGCAGGTGCGCCGACTGACCAACGTCACGCAGAACCTCGTGGACAACCAGATGCAGCTGAAGAACATCCTGCACATCGCCCCCAACGAGTTCGTCAACGCATACAACATCTACAACCCGGTGACAGGCAGTCCGGTCGGCCAATTCGTACTGAACAACTTCTCGTCACCCGTCGAATTCATCTGCGGGGCAATCGGTGCGTTGGAGAACACCACCGCACCCGAGACCGCGAAGCTCTGTGCGCAGTACCTCGGTCCGGCCCTGCGCCTGGTCAACTTCAACCATCTGCCGTTCGGGATCGATCCGTTCCTGATGCCGGCCGCGTCGCCAGAGGACCTCGTGTATTCCGAAGCGCGCCTGGCACCCGGTGGCGGTGGCGGATCGCCGGTACCGCCGGAGACCGATCCGGTGCTGTCGGCCTACAACCCTGGCCCGGCCGTGCCGCCCTTCACCGGCAGGCCGCCGGGCACTCCGCCACCGGGAGCCGACCAGATGCTGCCCAACGCGCTGCCGAATCCGGGGCCGAACATGCCGCCGTCGGTGTGGTCGATGCTGAATCCGGCCGGGCCGGTGCCCGGGCCCGCCCCGCAAGGCACACCGCCGCCGTTGCCTGCCGAGGCGCCTGCGGCACCGGTCGGTCCTCCTGTGCCCGCGGGCCAGATCGGTAGCGACACTCCACTCGGCCCGGGCATGTCCGCCGCCCCGCCACCACCGGCCCCGGCAGAAGGGGCGCCGCGCCCATGAGCACTGTGAAATCTGCTGGTGCACAATATCGTTCCCGATGGGAGCGGACGGCAAAGGCGGCCCTGGCGACCGGCGTGGCGATCATGCTGACCACAACCGGCTGTGCGTTTCAGGGCGTGAACTCGCTTCCGCTGCCCGGCGCGGTCGGCCGTGGGACGGGCTCGACGGTGTACCACGTCGAGGTCGCGAACGTGGCGACGCTCGAACCGAATTCGCCGGTGATGATCAACGACGTCGTGGTGGGCAGCGTCCGCCGCATGACGGCCAAGAACTGGCACGCGGACATCGAGTTCTCGGTGAAGCCGGGCGTGACCGTCCCTGCCAATGTGGTGGCGCGGGTCGGCCAGACCAGCCTGCTGGGTTCGATGCACCTGGCACTGGACCCGCCGGTCGGCCAAAACCCGAGCGGCGCTTTGGCTCCCGGCGCGACGATCCCGTTGAACGACTCGTCGACCTACCCGACCACCGAACGGACGTTGTCGTCTTTGGCTGCCGTGGTCAACGGCGGCGGGCTGGGCCAGATCGGGGACGTGATCCACAACTTCAGCAGCGCGCTGAACGGTCACGAAGCCGAATTCCGTGATCTGCTGTCACGTTTGAACGACTTCGTCGGCACCCTGGACGACCAACGCGACGCCATCGTCAACTCGATCCAAGCGCTCAACCGGCTGGCGGCTACGTTCGCCGGGCAGCGCGATGTGCTCACCCAGGCTCTCAACAAGATCCCACCGGCGCTGGATGTGCTGATCAAGCAACGGCCGCAGTTGACCACCGCGCTGACCAAACTCGGCAAATTCAGCAACGTGGCGACTGAGCTCGTCAACGACTCCAAGGCCGATCTCGTGAGCAACCTCAAGAACATCACACCGGCGCTGGCGGCGTTCACCGCCCTGGGGCCCGATGTCGACACCGTTCTCGAGTACCTGCCGCATTTCCCGTTCACCGGCAGCTTCATCGACCGAGCAATCCGCGGAGACTATTACAACCTCTACGCCGTCATCGACCTCACCATCCCGCGTCTGAAGCACAGCACGATGCTGGGTACCCGGTGGGGGCAGGAGGGCACCCAACTTGTGCCGGCGCCAGGTGACCCGTCGTATCTGAACTACACCTACGACCCGCTCAAGACCGGCATCGACCCACCGCCGCCGGGCAGCTGGGTGCCGAGTTCACCGCAGCCGCCGTGGGCGCCGCCGCCGGCCGTGGCCGAAAGCCCCGGCCCGATGCTGCCGTTGGTACCGCAGGCGGGAATGGCCGGCAGCGTTGTGCGGGACGCGCCGCCGACCGCCCCGAACCAGCTGTTCGCGGGTCCATACGGAGCGCAGGCGCCCGAGCCGGCCCCGGCGCCGCCGAACGGAGGCAACTGATGCTCACCCGATTCGTCCGGATTCAGTTGATTCTCTTCACCATCGCGTCGGTCATCGGCGTGACGGTGATGCTGTTCGCCTACATGCAGATACCCACGCTGCTCGGGCTCGACCGGCTGACGGTCAAGCTGCAGCTGCCGGCCACCGGTGGGCTGTACCGCTTCAGCAATGTCACGTATCGCGGATCGCAGATCGGCCGGGTCACCGACATCAAGCTGACGCCGACGGGTGCCGAGGCAACGTTGTCGCTGGACACCTCGCCGAAGGTCCCGGCTGCGCTGCAGGCGCAGGTCCGCAGCATGTCGGCGGTGGGCGAGCAGTACGTAGAACTGTTGCCCAAGAACAACTCTGGGCCGTACCTCGAAGACGGCGCGACCATTCCGCTGGCGGACACCACCATCCCGCAGCCGGTGGGCCCGATGCTGGACAAGCTCGGCGCCATGGTCGACACGATTCCGGGCGACAAGCTGGCCAAGCTGCTCGACGAGTCCTACGCGGCGTTCAACGGCACGGGCTACGACTTCGGGTCGCTGCTGGATTCGGCGTCGAAGCTGACCACCGCCGCCAACGGAGTCTCCGACCAGATGCGTACGTTGGTCGACGACTCAGGACCATTCCTGGACGCGCAGGCGCAGAACACCGACGGCATCCGGGCCTGGGCGGCCCATCTGGCCGGAATCACCGGCACGATGGCCAATGACGACACGCAGTTCCGTTCGATACTGCACAACGGTCCGGGCTTCTCGCAGGAGACCTCAAACCTGTTGCAGCAGATCAAGCCGACTCTTCCGATCTTGCTGGCGAACCTGGGCACCATAGGTCAGATCGGTGTCACCTGGCACGCGTCGCTCGAACAGCTGCTGGTGCTGCTGCCGCCGTTCGTGGCGCAGATTCAAACGTATGCGCCCGTGAACAGTCCCACCGGCATGCCCAACGGTGACTTCTCAGTCGGTCTCGGTGACCCGCCGTCGTGCACAGTCGGCTTTCTGCCGCCCTCGGCTTGGCGGTCCCCGGCCGACCTGAGCCCCGCCGATACTCCTGACAATCTGTACTGCAAGTTGCCGCAGGACTCGCCGATCGCGGTGCGCGGTGCGCGCAACTACCCGTGCATGGACAACCCGGGAAAACGGGCGCCCACGGTCGAATTGTGCAATGACCCCAACGGTTTTCAGCCGCTGGCACAGCGGCAGCATGCCTTGGGGCCGTACCCGATCGACCCCAACCTGATCGCGCAAGGTATTCGTCCGGATTCGCGGGCGCGGCCCGACGACAACATCTACGGTCCAATCGAGGGCTCGCCACTGCCGGCGGGCGTGGCGGACCGGCCGCAGGCGCCACCGGCGCCGGCCCCGCCACCTGCCAGCTACCCAGGTATGCCGCCGGGTCCACTGCTGCCGTATCCACCACTACACGTGGACGCGCCGGCTGCGGCACCAGCGGACGGCGGCTTGCCGCAAGGGCCGATGGTCCCAGACCGCCCAGATCTGCTGCCGCGGGCGACCACTGTGCCCACCCCGGCGCCCGGTCCTCCGGATGTCGGTGCCAACGCCCCTGTGCCGCAAGGGAATTCGGCGCCGCAGGCAGCGCCGAGCGCGTTCAAGCAGTCTTCCTCCGGTCCGTCCGTGATGATCGCCCATTACGATCCGCGCAGTGGTCAGTATCTGGGCAGTGACGGAAAGTTGTACGCGCAGTCCGACCTGGTGAAGCCGGCGACGTCGTGGGAGCAGATGATGCCGTCGTAGCGCCGGGGGAGCGGTGGCGCCTGCCGGCGACGCGGACGCGGCTAGCCGGCGACCTTCTTCATGTAGAACGGCATCCGGACGACCGGCCACTGGTTGCGGCCGCAGGATCCGCTGGGGCCCATGGTGTGGTCTTCACCGGCGTACTCGTCAGAGAGGTTAGCCAAGCGGCCGTCGGGCGCTACTGGATAGATTTTGTACTCCTGGAAGCCCTGGATGGCGGTGCCGTCGTCGCAGTACCGCCAGTTGGGCACCGACCGTTTGACGAAGTAGATGCCGTCCGTGGTGTAGATCGGCGCGGTCCATCCGTCACTGCTCTTGACGGTGCCTGTGCAGTCCGACGGGCCCACGCATCGGGTAGTGATGGTCCACGTGGCCCGGTTCCCGGGTTGCGCCTCGTATCGCTCGTTGAGTTTGGCGAACGCGCCGTTCGATGAGGTGGCGAACGTGCCGTTGATGCCCCAGAGGCTCGGGTCTTCGTCGGCGTGGGCCGGCGTCGCACCCGACAATGCGACGGCGGTGGCGAGGAGCGAACCGACCGCCGCCTTGGTGCTCCATGTAAAGCCCGGCATGGCGTCCCTCTGCAGTGTGGTAGTTCTATTCTCGAATTTGGAGAATATCAGTTCCGATCGGGTGGCAGATTGCCATCTGCAGTATCACTTCGGCGCGCTCAGATGTACTCGAGATCGGCGATCTTCAGCAGACCTTCGTCTTGTGTCAGCGTCACGACCACCCGGAATCGTTTCGGCGCCGGGTGCGGGTCTTTGGTGTTGGCCGCCTGCGATGTCGCCGCGACGAGGACCACGGCCGAGTTCTCGGATACCGATTGGACCGCGACCCCGGTCACCTCGACATGGGTGACCACCTTGGCGTCGATGAGCTGTCTGACCAGGATGTACTGCTGCCCTTGGAAGTCGTCCTTGAACTTGCCGGTGGCGTTGTCGGCGATGCGTTTCACATCGTCTTCGGCGTTGATGAAGTTCAGTGACATGACGTTGATGACACCCTGTCGGGCTGCCACCGCCGCGCGCTCTTGCTGCTGGTGCTGCGTCTGCGCCAGCTGGTGACGCCAGCTCAGGGACGCGCCGATGCCGAGCAGGATGCAGAAGGCCAGGCCGGCGAGACCCACCGCGATCGGGCGCCACCGTGACACCTGGCGTGGTGGCGCGGCTGTGGTGGGGCTCGCTGCAGCAACTGACTCGGTCGCCTGCCTGCGGAGTTCGGCAGCGCGGGCGCGCGCCTGGCGGGCACGTTCCTCCGCCTGCACAGCCTCGGCTTCGGCTGCTGCCGCATCGCCGGCCGCCGCGGTATCTGCGGAATTGCCGACGGCCTGTGGTGCCATGGGGAAGACTTCCTTGTGTCGGGTGGCGCGTTGCCCAGGTTAGTGGTCCCACCGGTACGTCGCGGTGGGTTGTGTCGACCATCGTAATCGCCTTCTCTGAAACAGAGAATTTCGTTTCCCAATGTGCGAAAGTTGAGGGCGTGCGCGTGATGGTGTTGGCGGCCGCCTCGATGCTGATGGCTGGCATGGCCATGGCGCCCCGATCCTGGGATGTCCTGCCCACCGCGACCGCAGACCCCCAGACCTGCAACGACGCGTTCTGCGTGCCGGGCATCATCCCGCACCGGGTGCTGGGCGCACCGTGCGACAACACCACCTATTACGTCTTCGCCACGACGGACTGGGGCCGGCTGATGTTCTGCGGCTCGCCCCGACGCTACGAGCCCCGCTGGTTCCGCTCGCCGCCGATGGCCGGCGTTCGCGACGAGAACAGCGACTGCATGACCGAGCAGAGCATGGTCGCGCAGGCGCCGGATGGCTTGTTCCTGACGTGTGTTCCGATGAACGGCGTCAGTCGCTGGATGCGCGGCGACACCTGAGTCGGCACCAGCATGGAGCCGGCACCTCGGTGAATTCGCCAGAGGCGCTAAAGCTTTCGCGGAAAGCTACCAGTTTCGGATCGAGCACAAGGCTCCGCGGGGGCCGCTGCCCTCCTTCACCACGGCGCCGTCGACTTCGAGTCGACATTTGAAGGCCGGGGTCTTGAAGTTGGGGGCCTCGCCGGACTGCACCATGACTGTTGCCCAGAGATTGGGATCATTCAGCGTCGTGTCGAAGACCCACGGTTGGTTGGGCCCGACGGTGACGTCGGCCCGCGGGCTGAACTCATAGGGATTATGGCTGTAGTCGGACCAGGTCGGTGGGTCGACCTCCCGGTAATAGATGTAGCTGAAGATCGGCGCGTCCGCGCTCACGACGTAGCGGACGTGATGTGCCGCGGGTGGCGGCGCCGGTGCGGCTTCGTCATCCGCGAAGGCGGGCGCAGGCGCTGCCGACGACGAGATCAGTACTGCCGCAGCGAGAATCACCGAAGTGCGCATCGTTACATCCTGGTGAGACCGAATGGATAGGTCAGCGTACCTC encodes the following:
- a CDS encoding MCE family protein; this encodes MLTRFVRIQLILFTIASVIGVTVMLFAYMQIPTLLGLDRLTVKLQLPATGGLYRFSNVTYRGSQIGRVTDIKLTPTGAEATLSLDTSPKVPAALQAQVRSMSAVGEQYVELLPKNNSGPYLEDGATIPLADTTIPQPVGPMLDKLGAMVDTIPGDKLAKLLDESYAAFNGTGYDFGSLLDSASKLTTAANGVSDQMRTLVDDSGPFLDAQAQNTDGIRAWAAHLAGITGTMANDDTQFRSILHNGPGFSQETSNLLQQIKPTLPILLANLGTIGQIGVTWHASLEQLLVLLPPFVAQIQTYAPVNSPTGMPNGDFSVGLGDPPSCTVGFLPPSAWRSPADLSPADTPDNLYCKLPQDSPIAVRGARNYPCMDNPGKRAPTVELCNDPNGFQPLAQRQHALGPYPIDPNLIAQGIRPDSRARPDDNIYGPIEGSPLPAGVADRPQAPPAPAPPPASYPGMPPGPLLPYPPLHVDAPAAAPADGGLPQGPMVPDRPDLLPRATTVPTPAPGPPDVGANAPVPQGNSAPQAAPSAFKQSSSGPSVMIAHYDPRSGQYLGSDGKLYAQSDLVKPATSWEQMMPS
- a CDS encoding MCE family protein, with the protein product MSTVKSAGAQYRSRWERTAKAALATGVAIMLTTTGCAFQGVNSLPLPGAVGRGTGSTVYHVEVANVATLEPNSPVMINDVVVGSVRRMTAKNWHADIEFSVKPGVTVPANVVARVGQTSLLGSMHLALDPPVGQNPSGALAPGATIPLNDSSTYPTTERTLSSLAAVVNGGGLGQIGDVIHNFSSALNGHEAEFRDLLSRLNDFVGTLDDQRDAIVNSIQALNRLAATFAGQRDVLTQALNKIPPALDVLIKQRPQLTTALTKLGKFSNVATELVNDSKADLVSNLKNITPALAAFTALGPDVDTVLEYLPHFPFTGSFIDRAIRGDYYNLYAVIDLTIPRLKHSTMLGTRWGQEGTQLVPAPGDPSYLNYTYDPLKTGIDPPPPGSWVPSSPQPPWAPPPAVAESPGPMLPLVPQAGMAGSVVRDAPPTAPNQLFAGPYGAQAPEPAPAPPNGGN